Genomic DNA from Triticum dicoccoides isolate Atlit2015 ecotype Zavitan chromosome 4B, WEW_v2.0, whole genome shotgun sequence:
ATACTCCTGTTTATTTACACGACTGCTCTGTTTTGAaccttttgtccttgttttgttaAGGTAAGTCAGAAAGAAATATTCCATCCTCGGACAAACTTCTCTTGTTGCAATGGAATCCAAGTTCTTTCGGTTCCTGAAGCTTGTCGGAGTTGGTTTCAAAGCAAGGACAGAGCAAGGAGGCCGCGAGTTGTTTCTGAAACTAGGCTACAGCCATGAGGTGCAGTTCACCGCTCCACCCGCCGTCCGCGTCTTCTGCTTCAAACCCAACATAATATGCTGCACTGGCAT
This window encodes:
- the LOC119294895 gene encoding 60S ribosomal protein L6, mitochondrial-like; the protein is MESKFFRFLKLVGVGFKARTEQGGRELFLKLGYSHEVQFTAPPAVRVFCFKPNIICCTGIDKHRVHHFAGAVRSSKPPEVYKGKGILYIDEVIKLKPGKKQQKK